In Salvelinus namaycush isolate Seneca chromosome 15, SaNama_1.0, whole genome shotgun sequence, a genomic segment contains:
- the LOC120059884 gene encoding GSK3-beta interaction protein, which produces MEIDYQPEDSPVSLFDEDCIDHVKDMRLEAEAVVNDVLFAVAEMYVSSNLDSALAVAYINVETREGNRYCLELNEAGLRVVGYVFDQVDESLSTQYFETIYSLLDTLSPGYREAFGNALLQRLERLQQNGQ; this is translated from the exons ATGGAGATAGACTACCAACCAGAGGACTCGCCTGTCTCCTTATTTGATGAAGACTGTATTGATCATGTGAAGGACATGAGGTTGGAAGCAGAGGCAGTGGTCAACGATGTGTTATTCGCCGTGGCTGAAATGTATGTGTCCTCAAATTTGGACAGTGCTTTGGCTGTGGCCTACATCAACGTGGAAACAAGAGAGGGCAATCGTTATTGCCTTGAGCTCAATGAAGCTGGACTAAGG GTGGTTGGCTACGTCTTTGACCAGGTGGATGAGAGCTTGAGCACCCAATACTTTGAGACCATTTATTCACTGCTGGATACCCTCAGCCCAGGCTACAGAGAAGCCTTTGGGAATGCCCTGCTACAGCGATTGGAGAGGCTGCAGCAAAATGGACAATGA
- the LOC120059883 gene encoding NPC intracellular cholesterol transporter 2-like, giving the protein MDFHAASIIVLFSLIALTCAEPVKFADCGSDVGKVVIVDIQPCPKQPCELHKGQAYAVNVTFNSAVESQTSKAIVHGVIAGVPIPFPIPIEDGCKSGIECPIQKAQSYHYVTQLPVKSEYPSIKLVVEWELRDDTGKDLFCIKFPVQIVS; this is encoded by the exons ATGGATTTTCACGCTGCTTCCATCATTGTTCTGTTCTCCCTTATTGCTCTCACCTGCGCAGAACCTGTGAAATTTGCAGATTGTG GCTCTGATGTTGGTAAAGTGGTGATTGTTGACATCCAACCTTGTCCTAAACAACCATGTGAGCTCCATAAAGGACAAGCCTATGCTGTCAATGTGACATTCAACAGTG CGGTTGAGAGCCAGACGAGTAAAGCAATTGTCCACGGTGTGATCGCTGGCGTTCCCATCCCATTCCCCATCCCCATTGAAGACGGCTGCAAGTCTGGGATCGAGTGCCCCATTCAGAAGGCACAGAGCTATCACTATGTGACTCAGCTTCCAGTGAAGTCTGAGTACCCCTCT ATCAAGCTGGTTGTTGAATGGGAGCTGAGAGATGACACTGGCAAAGACTTGTTCTGCATAAAGTTCCCAGTCCAGATTGTAAGCTGA